A window of Candidatus Nitrospira allomarina genomic DNA:
AATCGTTCGTCGCATGGAACTTAAGGGAATCACCTCTTCATCAAGGGAAGGGGACACTGATGCGGGTTGTCCCTTTAGCGAATCGCCGGACTCTTTTCCGGGCAGGCCCTGCTTGTCCAGGTACTCCAGGATGTCCTTTTTGGTAATCCGTCCATTCATGCCGGTTCCGGTGATGCGGCTGAGGTCCACCTGGTGCTTCGCGGCAAGGTCTCGAACAGCCGGTGAAAGGAGTTCAGGGGATCCTGAGATCGTTGACTGGCCGTGACCGGACGATACCGGTGATTGAATTGTGCTTGTCGGGGAATCACCGTTTCCGGATTCGGAATGGTAATCGAGTCGCGCGAGAAGAGTGCCCACCGGGACCGTTTCCCCTTCCTGAATCAAAATCTCGGTTAAGGCTCCGGTCGCCGGTGAAGGAATATCCAATGCGACCTTATCGGTTTCCACCTCTAACAGGGATTCATCTTTTTTCACCTGTGCCCCCAGCGGAACGAGCCATTTCACAATGGTGCCTTCGGCAATGCTTTCACCTAACTGCGGCATGACGATGTCGGTGGCCATGAATTGCTCCCCTGTGTAATCAATAGGCCGCCAATTGGCGGGCGGCAGTGATGACGTCATGAGCGTTCGGAAGAAAAAAGTCTTCCAGCGGGGGACTATAGGGCACGGGAATATCGGGGGCTGCGATCCGCATAATCGGCGCATCAAGCGCGTTGAAGCATTCTTCAGCCAGAATCGCGGCAATCTCTCCACCGATGCCTCCGGTCTTCGTATCTTCGTGGAGAATAATCACTTTGCCCGTTTTTCGAACAGAGTTTTTGACCGTGTCGGTATCAAGGGGGCTCAGGGTACGAAGATCCACGACTTCCATGTCGATCCCCTCCTGATCCAAGGCCTCTGCTGCCTCTAATGCCACGTGGACCATGGCTCCATAGGTGATGACGGACATCTCGCTTCCTGTCCGTTTGATCTCCGCTTCTCCGATCGGGACGATATAATCTTTAGCAGGAAGCATCTCCTTCACGCGCCGATACAGAAATTTATGCTCAAAATAAATGACGGGGTTATGATCACGGATAGCGGCTTTCAACAATCCTTTGGCGTCATAGGCGGTTGAGGGCGCCACCAGTTTCAACCCGGGGGTATGAAAGAACCAGGCTTCCGGGCACACGGAATGGAACGGCCCTCCATGAGTCCCTCCCCCGAAGGGTGCGCGAATGACCAGAGGCACCTCTGCTCCCCAGCGATAATGATTCTTGGCGGCCATCTCGGTAATTTGATCGAACGCACAGGAAATGAAATCCGCAAATTGCATTTCCACCACGGGTCTCATGCCCATCATCGCCGCTCCGATCGCGGCGCCGACCATTCCCGATTCCGCCAGAGGGGTGTCCAGCACTCTCCATTCACCATACTTATCTTGGAACCCTTCGGTGACACGAAATGCCCCGCCGTAAGGGCCGATATCCTCTCCCATCAGGAAGACCCGCTCATCCTGGCTCATTTCTTCATCAAGGGCTTGCGAGATGGCTTCCAGATAGGTCACTTCATGTGTGATGGCGGATGTGGTC
This region includes:
- a CDS encoding alpha-ketoacid dehydrogenase subunit beta — its product is MTTSAITHEVTYLEAISQALDEEMSQDERVFLMGEDIGPYGGAFRVTEGFQDKYGEWRVLDTPLAESGMVGAAIGAAMMGMRPVVEMQFADFISCAFDQITEMAAKNHYRWGAEVPLVIRAPFGGGTHGGPFHSVCPEAWFFHTPGLKLVAPSTAYDAKGLLKAAIRDHNPVIYFEHKFLYRRVKEMLPAKDYIVPIGEAEIKRTGSEMSVITYGAMVHVALEAAEALDQEGIDMEVVDLRTLSPLDTDTVKNSVRKTGKVIILHEDTKTGGIGGEIAAILAEECFNALDAPIMRIAAPDIPVPYSPPLEDFFLPNAHDVITAARQLAAY